The Campylobacterota bacterium genome includes a window with the following:
- the hypF gene encoding carbamoyltransferase HypF, with protein MESSEGFISKRLLITLRGIVQGVGFRPFVYRIAKRYGIRGYVTNTPEGVLIDAEGRSLEAFLHTLQNDLPPLARIDALEASEEAVVGHEAFEIRESRMGEGSTAIPLESALCNACEREMRDPSNRRYGYPFINCTDCGPRYTIMQIPPYDRVRTSMKHFAMCDACRAEYDDPRSRRFHAEPISCPECGPKLRLLDAAGNEIRENPIEGAARRLREGKIVALKGLGGFHLMCDATSEAAVVDLRRRKRRRAKPLAVMFASMEQLRFHARIDEDEAALIEGNIKPIVLVDADPASSLAPSVAPGIGRIGVFLPYTPLHRMLFESVDFPLVATSANISDEPILIRAEEVIQRLGDVVDAILDHDRSIVNGLDDAVVQVAGGKTLMLRMGRGYAPCTFLLPAPLPKPLLAVGAHQKSAVALGVGRSLVLGGHIGDLGSIEAEEYFERNVHTLERFYRCTPEVILHDAHPAYASTRYASQRTKTTAAVQHHYAHILACMAEHALKETVIGFSFDGTGYGENGTMWGGEVLIADVRGYERIGFIKPFALLGGDKAIKEPRRIALALLFERYSLDEVLAMDIPATAAFLPHEIRQLHHMWSKNLNAPRSSSMGRLFDAVASLGGFVQSLDYEGQGGLIMEGYVREREAEPFTFTIEEGCIDVLGMVDQIIALLPSEEAKYTIAGRFIATVSSIIETLASRYPDLPVVIGGGVFQNRALMSRLYRRFEGKRFYAQQRTPINDGSIALGQAWWGVHNV; from the coding sequence ATGGAGTCGTCGGAGGGATTTATCTCTAAACGTCTGCTCATTACACTCCGGGGGATTGTACAGGGGGTCGGTTTCCGCCCTTTTGTCTACCGTATCGCCAAACGCTACGGGATACGCGGATACGTGACCAATACCCCCGAAGGGGTTTTGATCGACGCCGAAGGACGGTCCCTCGAAGCGTTCCTCCATACCCTTCAGAACGATTTGCCCCCTTTGGCGCGGATCGATGCGCTGGAGGCCTCGGAGGAGGCCGTGGTCGGGCATGAGGCGTTTGAAATCCGTGAAAGCCGGATGGGGGAAGGGAGTACGGCGATTCCCCTTGAAAGCGCACTGTGCAACGCATGTGAACGCGAGATGCGCGATCCTTCCAACCGCCGTTACGGCTATCCTTTCATCAACTGCACCGACTGTGGACCCCGGTACACGATCATGCAGATACCTCCTTACGACCGCGTCCGTACGTCGATGAAACATTTTGCGATGTGCGACGCGTGCCGCGCGGAATACGACGATCCCAGATCACGCCGGTTCCATGCCGAACCGATCAGCTGTCCCGAATGCGGGCCGAAGCTCCGGCTGCTCGACGCTGCGGGCAACGAAATCCGAGAAAATCCGATCGAAGGGGCTGCCAGACGGCTGAGGGAAGGGAAGATCGTCGCGCTCAAAGGGCTGGGGGGATTTCACCTGATGTGCGACGCCACGTCCGAAGCGGCGGTGGTCGATCTTCGCCGCCGCAAACGCCGCCGTGCCAAACCCCTGGCGGTGATGTTCGCTTCGATGGAACAGTTGCGCTTCCACGCCCGGATCGATGAGGATGAAGCGGCGTTGATCGAGGGGAACATCAAGCCGATCGTCCTCGTGGATGCCGATCCCGCATCGTCGCTGGCCCCCTCGGTCGCACCCGGGATCGGTCGCATCGGGGTCTTTCTTCCCTATACCCCGCTGCACCGGATGCTCTTTGAATCGGTTGATTTTCCGCTGGTGGCCACCAGCGCCAATATCAGCGACGAACCGATCCTCATCCGGGCCGAAGAGGTGATCCAGAGACTCGGCGACGTCGTCGACGCGATTCTCGATCATGACCGGAGCATCGTCAACGGGCTCGATGACGCCGTCGTCCAGGTGGCGGGCGGGAAGACGCTGATGCTTCGAATGGGGCGGGGATACGCGCCGTGTACGTTTTTGCTTCCCGCACCGTTGCCCAAACCCCTTTTGGCGGTCGGTGCGCATCAAAAAAGCGCCGTGGCGCTCGGAGTCGGCCGTAGCCTCGTCCTGGGCGGTCACATCGGGGACCTGGGAAGTATCGAAGCCGAGGAATATTTCGAGCGCAACGTTCATACCCTGGAGCGCTTTTACCGCTGCACGCCCGAAGTGATCCTCCACGACGCCCATCCCGCTTACGCATCCACCCGATACGCTTCGCAGCGGACCAAAACGACCGCCGCGGTACAGCACCACTATGCCCACATACTCGCCTGCATGGCCGAACACGCCCTGAAGGAAACGGTGATCGGATTTTCGTTTGACGGGACGGGATACGGAGAAAACGGGACGATGTGGGGCGGCGAGGTACTGATCGCCGACGTCAGGGGATATGAGCGGATCGGGTTTATCAAACCTTTTGCCCTGTTGGGAGGAGACAAAGCCATCAAAGAGCCGCGCCGCATCGCTTTGGCGTTATTGTTCGAACGCTATTCTCTTGACGAAGTACTCGCGATGGACATCCCTGCGACCGCAGCGTTCTTGCCGCATGAAATCCGGCAGCTCCACCATATGTGGAGCAAGAATCTCAACGCTCCGCGATCGAGTTCGATGGGACGGCTCTTCGACGCGGTCGCATCGCTGGGGGGATTCGTCCAGAGTCTCGATTACGAAGGGCAGGGGGGGCTGATCATGGAAGGTTACGTGCGGGAGAGGGAGGCGGAACCGTTTACGTTTACGATTGAAGAGGGATGCATCGACGTCTTGGGGATGGTGGATCAGATCATTGCTCTTCTGCCTTCGGAAGAGGCGAAATACACCATCGCCGGACGCTTCATCGCCACGGTCTCCTCGATCATCGAAACGTTGGCGTCGCGTTACCCCGATCTTCCCGTCGTCATCGGGGGCGGGGTATTCCAAAACCGCGCGCTGATGAGCCGCCTGTACCGCCGTTTTGAGGGCAAACGGTTTTATGCCCAGCAGCGTACCCCCATCAACGACGGTTCGATCGCGCTTGGGCAGGCATGGTGGGGCGTCCACAACGTTTAG